One segment of Pseudodesulfovibrio sp. 5S69 DNA contains the following:
- a CDS encoding patatin-like phospholipase family protein, with product MSDDSSGFPKNIGLALGSGSARGWSHIGVLQALAEAGIEIRYVAGTSIGSLVGAACALGKMDVLENFARQLDWKQIVSFLDVTFPRSGLIDGKKISDFFRSHVREMNIEELPLRYCAVATDLATGREVVLNKGDLIEAIRASISVPGIFTPVRKNGGFLVDGGLVNPVPVSAVRKMGADYVIAVDLNHDIIDKRSTAGIAPVDSSVAGMVVQPQPAEWRIAQDLTNRLSEFGSPALSQVRQWLQRDPVPNIFDVLTTAINIMEVQITATRLATDPPDLLIRPKLGDVRFLEFHRAEEAIAEGYREAMVQLKERWKCAAKRDLPGGFLPGRTEDGN from the coding sequence ATGTCGGACGATAGCTCAGGTTTTCCGAAAAATATCGGCCTGGCTCTGGGTAGCGGCTCCGCACGGGGATGGTCTCATATCGGTGTATTGCAGGCACTAGCTGAGGCAGGAATAGAAATCAGGTACGTCGCCGGCACCAGCATTGGTTCGTTGGTAGGGGCCGCATGTGCCCTTGGCAAAATGGATGTGCTGGAAAATTTTGCCCGTCAGCTCGACTGGAAACAGATTGTTTCCTTCCTGGATGTAACTTTTCCGAGGTCGGGACTCATTGATGGAAAGAAGATCAGCGATTTCTTTCGTTCTCATGTTCGAGAAATGAACATTGAAGAATTACCTCTCCGCTATTGCGCGGTTGCCACCGACCTGGCCACGGGTCGTGAGGTCGTGTTGAACAAAGGGGACCTCATAGAGGCAATCCGCGCGAGCATCTCGGTTCCGGGCATTTTCACGCCGGTCAGGAAAAACGGCGGCTTTCTGGTGGATGGAGGGCTGGTCAACCCCGTGCCGGTGAGCGCTGTCAGGAAAATGGGAGCGGATTACGTCATCGCTGTTGATTTGAACCATGACATTATCGACAAAAGGAGTACCGCCGGCATCGCTCCGGTTGATTCATCGGTGGCAGGTATGGTTGTTCAGCCCCAGCCCGCAGAATGGAGAATCGCGCAGGATCTGACCAACAGGCTCAGCGAATTCGGTTCGCCCGCGTTATCGCAAGTGCGCCAGTGGCTGCAAAGGGACCCCGTGCCAAATATCTTTGATGTGTTGACGACTGCAATCAATATTATGGAAGTGCAGATCACCGCAACAAGATTGGCAACCGATCCGCCCGATCTGCTGATTCGGCCGAAGCTGGGGGATGTTCGTTTTCTCGAATTCCATCGGGCCGAGGAGGCCATTGCCGAGGGGTACCGAGAAGCCATGGTGCAGCTCAAAGAAAGATGGAAGTGTGCCGCCAAAAGAGATTTGCCAGGAGGTTTTTTACCGGGGAGGACGGAAGATGGGAATTAA
- a CDS encoding efflux RND transporter periplasmic adaptor subunit has protein sequence MRRRGVYISIAIAAAVIAFLAVQVSRKQWQKDEDPNAAGKALPVTIASVVPHEFADEISAVGTLKARDTSPLSPKVAGTVSRVLVDIGERVNAGEVVIKLDRTNYDLGVKQARAALAAAEAAVPQAEAHFEQAEKEYRRAIELLKEKVIPQSRFDASEAAFKSAKEAVFYARAQRDQAKAALETALEHLKDADIRSPIGGAVVERNVEIGQAVAPGGRLLLIVDQTSLNLDVDLPEADIGRIVVGTVALITTDAFPGHEYSGKVTVINPLVDRKTRTFRMRIEVPNPSGKLVDGMYARVKLSAEKRRSLAVPRETLQRLPGSGTYYVFVVEGNKAHKRTVEIRAMDDQFAEVMGGLVENDKVVTSGAGRLQSGMEVSVQDILNKNGTDNSGGQLFKKNGGEHVGR, from the coding sequence ATGAGACGAAGAGGAGTCTATATATCCATTGCTATTGCGGCTGCTGTTATTGCGTTCTTGGCTGTCCAAGTTTCCAGGAAGCAATGGCAAAAAGATGAAGATCCGAACGCGGCGGGCAAGGCGTTGCCTGTCACAATCGCATCTGTTGTCCCGCACGAATTCGCTGATGAAATCAGCGCCGTCGGCACCTTGAAAGCCCGAGACACGAGTCCGCTAAGCCCCAAGGTGGCAGGAACGGTGAGCCGGGTTCTGGTTGATATCGGTGAGCGCGTCAATGCCGGTGAGGTCGTTATAAAACTGGACAGAACAAACTATGATCTCGGCGTCAAGCAGGCCCGGGCGGCGCTAGCAGCTGCGGAAGCAGCAGTTCCGCAGGCTGAAGCCCATTTTGAACAGGCCGAGAAAGAATACCGACGCGCAATCGAACTGCTGAAGGAAAAAGTGATTCCGCAAAGTCGCTTTGATGCATCAGAAGCGGCCTTTAAAAGCGCCAAGGAAGCGGTGTTCTACGCCCGAGCACAGAGGGACCAGGCAAAGGCCGCCTTGGAGACAGCGCTGGAACATCTCAAGGATGCAGATATCCGATCGCCTATCGGCGGCGCTGTCGTGGAGAGAAATGTGGAAATCGGTCAGGCGGTCGCTCCCGGCGGCCGACTTCTGCTAATCGTGGACCAAACATCTCTGAACCTGGATGTCGATTTGCCGGAAGCAGACATTGGCCGGATTGTCGTTGGAACTGTTGCGCTGATCACGACAGACGCCTTCCCGGGACATGAGTATTCAGGGAAAGTAACCGTTATCAATCCATTGGTGGACCGAAAGACGCGTACTTTCCGCATGAGAATCGAGGTGCCGAATCCGTCCGGGAAGTTGGTGGACGGAATGTATGCCAGGGTGAAGCTTTCGGCAGAGAAAAGAAGGTCCCTTGCCGTTCCCCGTGAAACCTTGCAACGCCTCCCCGGCAGCGGCACCTATTACGTTTTTGTGGTGGAAGGAAATAAGGCCCATAAGCGAACGGTCGAAATTAGGGCCATGGATGACCAATTTGCCGAAGTGATGGGCGGCTTGGTTGAGAATGACAAAGTGGTCACCAGCGGAGCGGGACGTTTACAGTCAGGCATGGAGGTAAGCGTGCAAGATATTTTGAACAAGAATGGGACGGATAACTCTGGGGGACAACTTTTCAAGAAGAACGGCGGTGAACATGTCGGACGATAG
- a CDS encoding TolC family protein: protein MKKALRITARTMVMLLVGGGLLLTAGCISISAAAEPLHGHSDAIAEKSPEIEGNRPSAPVEELRKLEKDGNIHLSLSDCLKIALQQNYDIRLTREALTQANTKITQARSAMLPFLGAEASYTRLDEELSFAMGPQSLTFMDRDQYKAGLVIRQPIFTGGRLNAARKASQYSRDAQAQENRAVEEEVVFQVTRAYRTAQLAEAFQGVAVEAVDLLNVHEHDVAILVEKGANPEIDLLRTRTELANARKDLNGADNAVDLAYSALKNLLSMPLEESVRLTEALVRSPGPGADLSSLTELALSQRPELSAMDSKMAAAEQALKAARGEYLPTIALEGRYEYMEGDFRDLEGGEHWTVGIGAQFPLWNWGKTAAKVREAGSQRAQVKIQRDKTTDRIRLEVRQAFLDLGKAEKNIDAAESALKTAREAYRLARASYRAGEGTNTDVLDVRTALSRAEANHTQALFDYNVALAALHRAVGVMVIEPPDIKEKESAE, encoded by the coding sequence ATGAAAAAAGCCTTAAGGATAACAGCTCGCACCATGGTTATGCTTCTGGTGGGAGGTGGATTGCTGCTGACAGCGGGTTGTATTTCTATTAGCGCTGCCGCCGAGCCGTTGCACGGCCATTCCGATGCAATCGCCGAAAAATCGCCGGAAATAGAAGGCAATCGTCCCTCTGCTCCCGTTGAGGAGCTTCGCAAGCTCGAAAAGGATGGCAATATACACCTTTCGTTAAGCGATTGCCTGAAAATAGCGTTGCAACAGAATTACGATATCCGCCTTACACGGGAAGCCCTGACTCAAGCCAATACAAAGATAACTCAGGCCAGATCGGCTATGCTCCCATTTTTGGGGGCGGAGGCTTCCTATACACGACTGGACGAGGAGTTGAGTTTTGCAATGGGACCGCAATCATTGACCTTCATGGATCGTGATCAATACAAGGCGGGGCTCGTCATCCGGCAGCCCATTTTCACGGGAGGGCGATTGAATGCGGCGCGCAAGGCATCCCAGTATTCACGAGACGCTCAAGCTCAAGAGAACAGGGCCGTTGAAGAGGAAGTCGTTTTCCAGGTTACACGCGCTTATCGGACCGCACAGTTGGCCGAAGCGTTTCAAGGTGTTGCCGTGGAGGCCGTCGATCTTCTCAATGTGCATGAACATGACGTGGCGATTCTGGTGGAGAAAGGGGCGAATCCGGAAATTGACCTGCTTCGCACCCGAACGGAACTTGCCAATGCCCGCAAAGATCTGAATGGCGCTGACAACGCCGTCGACCTGGCATATTCTGCACTTAAGAACTTGCTGAGCATGCCCCTTGAAGAATCAGTCCGTTTGACGGAAGCCTTGGTGCGGTCGCCCGGGCCGGGGGCGGATCTTTCGTCTCTCACCGAGTTGGCCCTTTCGCAACGTCCCGAACTGTCTGCAATGGATTCCAAAATGGCAGCTGCGGAGCAGGCGCTTAAAGCGGCCAGGGGAGAATACCTGCCTACCATTGCCCTGGAAGGGCGTTACGAATATATGGAAGGCGATTTTCGGGATCTGGAAGGCGGAGAGCATTGGACGGTTGGAATAGGGGCGCAGTTTCCCCTCTGGAATTGGGGGAAAACCGCTGCCAAGGTCAGAGAGGCGGGATCGCAACGGGCTCAGGTAAAAATCCAGCGAGATAAAACGACAGATCGCATTCGTCTTGAAGTGCGCCAAGCCTTCCTGGACCTCGGAAAAGCAGAAAAGAATATCGATGCGGCTGAGAGTGCACTGAAGACAGCCAGGGAGGCTTACCGCCTGGCAAGAGCCAGCTACCGGGCAGGAGAAGGCACAAATACCGACGTGCTGGACGTTCGTACGGCCTTAAGTCGAGCTGAAGCGAATCACACACAGGCTCTTTTTGATTACAACGTTGCCCTTGCCGCCCTTCATCGAGCGGTGGGCGTAATGGTGATAGAGCCGCCTGATATCAAGGAAAAGGAGTCTGCCGAATGA
- a CDS encoding TetR/AcrR family transcriptional regulator — MQDEKLPRREREKRRHRRQMLAAALELFSKKGYHNVSMHEIAERAEFAIGTLYKFFKNKEHLYKALMMEKAAEYHHTLSGVLSREGDVLTILKDYISAKAGIFADDVATLRLYFAETRGASFNIKAGLDQDIRKLYDELVEQLASTLEKGIRKNVLRDLNPYYMAVALEGITNAFLFCWLEDPERHSYKANAPVISDMFLKGVMAE, encoded by the coding sequence ATGCAAGATGAGAAGCTCCCACGTCGGGAAAGAGAAAAACGCAGACATCGTCGGCAGATGCTTGCCGCTGCACTCGAGCTTTTCTCGAAGAAAGGATACCACAACGTATCCATGCACGAGATTGCAGAAAGAGCAGAGTTTGCCATCGGAACGCTTTACAAATTCTTCAAGAACAAGGAGCACCTCTACAAGGCCCTCATGATGGAAAAGGCAGCGGAATATCATCATACCCTGAGCGGAGTCCTTTCGAGGGAAGGTGACGTCCTGACTATTCTCAAAGACTACATTTCCGCTAAAGCGGGGATCTTTGCCGATGACGTTGCCACGTTGCGGCTCTATTTTGCTGAAACGCGGGGTGCGAGTTTCAACATCAAGGCCGGTCTCGATCAGGACATTCGCAAGCTTTATGACGAACTGGTAGAGCAACTGGCTTCGACACTGGAAAAAGGTATTCGCAAAAACGTGCTTCGCGATCTGAACCCCTACTATATGGCCGTGGCCCTGGAGGGAATCACCAACGCTTTTCTCTTCTGTTGGCTGGAAGATCCGGAACGGCATTCATACAAGGCGAATGCCCCGGTGATCAGTGACATGTTTCTCAAAGGGGTGATGGCCGAATGA
- a CDS encoding gamma-glutamylcyclotransferase family protein yields the protein MNIGEPSKLNTNPEDSPETILRLFVYGTLKRGYWNHQRFCAQARSIEQAVVWGRLYHLHAGFPAIEVPEGLILARGSVDPLADARRQQEIGTPCFGRPTGDWNLIHGELVTFTDPQRDLPPIDRLEGFRPGGHSMYQRVMVAVLCGRTSIPAWTYWIPCPPYAERVASGQWLRP from the coding sequence ATGAACATTGGAGAACCATCAAAGCTGAACACAAATCCGGAAGACAGTCCCGAGACCATCCTCCGGCTCTTCGTCTACGGCACCCTGAAACGGGGCTATTGGAACCATCAGCGCTTCTGCGCCCAGGCCCGCAGCATCGAACAGGCCGTGGTCTGGGGCAGGCTCTACCATCTCCACGCCGGGTTCCCGGCCATCGAGGTGCCGGAAGGCCTGATCCTGGCCCGGGGCAGTGTTGATCCATTGGCCGACGCCCGCAGACAGCAGGAGATCGGCACGCCGTGCTTCGGACGCCCGACCGGCGACTGGAATCTGATCCACGGAGAGCTGGTGACCTTCACCGACCCGCAACGCGACCTGCCGCCCATCGACCGGCTGGAAGGCTTCCGGCCCGGCGGGCACAGCATGTACCAGCGGGTGATGGTGGCGGTGCTATGCGGTCGCACCTCGATTCCAGCCTGGACCTATTGGATTCCATGCCCGCCTTACGCGGAAAGAGTCGCCAGTGGCCAGTGGTTACGCCCGTGA
- a CDS encoding glucosamine 6-phosphate synthetase, translating into MCGQVGIIFGRKRRRPDEQDYLREVFIRMLLHSEERGPHASGLAWLKIDGSHRIFKRPMRAHELVYEKPFQELLGQVDNETTILMGHTRWRTRGNEFNNRNNHPIRAGIVIGTHNGTIYNADYLFRRLGLPRFAEVDSELIFRLADRFAPEGPIDQEGLKKALALCRGQMSAVLASRLDPGTITVLKGNKPLCLRIHRQHRVVLYASEPAFIDFAVDFDPGWRELEVPPMTMLTIRHKDVRAIENSEFRFIPQERKGTLPEGVNA; encoded by the coding sequence ATGTGCGGACAAGTAGGCATCATCTTCGGCCGCAAGCGCAGACGGCCGGACGAGCAGGATTACCTGCGCGAGGTCTTCATCCGCATGCTGCTGCACAGCGAGGAGCGCGGCCCGCACGCCTCCGGTCTGGCCTGGCTCAAGATCGACGGCAGCCACCGGATCTTCAAGCGGCCGATGCGGGCGCACGAACTGGTCTACGAGAAGCCGTTCCAGGAGCTGCTCGGGCAGGTCGACAACGAGACCACCATCCTCATGGGCCACACCCGCTGGCGCACCCGGGGCAACGAGTTCAACAACCGCAACAACCATCCCATCCGGGCCGGGATCGTCATCGGTACCCACAACGGCACCATCTACAACGCCGATTATCTGTTCCGCCGTCTCGGGCTGCCGCGCTTCGCCGAAGTGGACAGCGAGCTGATCTTCCGCCTGGCCGACCGCTTCGCGCCCGAAGGCCCCATCGACCAGGAGGGCCTGAAGAAGGCGCTCGCCCTCTGTCGCGGCCAGATGAGCGCCGTGCTGGCCTCGCGGCTCGACCCCGGCACCATCACCGTGCTCAAGGGCAACAAACCGCTCTGCCTGCGCATCCACCGCCAGCACCGGGTGGTGCTCTACGCCTCGGAGCCAGCCTTCATCGACTTTGCCGTGGACTTTGATCCGGGCTGGCGCGAGCTGGAGGTGCCGCCCATGACCATGCTCACCATCCGCCACAAGGATGTGCGGGCCATCGAAAACAGCGAATTCCGCTTCATACCCCAGGAGCGCAAAGGGACACTGCCCGAAGGAGTGAATGCATGA
- a CDS encoding DUF5049 domain-containing protein, which produces MKILIRSTRLSGEPIPGSGETLQAADCLEVVELMRGQTPFTASRAPRDYMTEVLSGIEGGPTQPLPEDAAAAAAEFLTRLARHGLIEFLPDDKASDPWPERFLEALETVRLSGRTNMLDHLEVTRLTAEMGYPEVAEWLTGHRREYAAFVLDGTRPLGKNFGGKEDPAPCADK; this is translated from the coding sequence ATGAAAATTCTGATCCGCTCCACCCGGCTTTCCGGCGAACCGATCCCCGGCAGCGGGGAAACCCTGCAGGCCGCCGACTGCCTCGAAGTTGTCGAGTTGATGCGCGGCCAGACGCCGTTTACCGCCAGCCGAGCGCCCCGGGACTACATGACCGAGGTGCTCTCCGGCATCGAAGGCGGTCCGACCCAGCCGTTGCCGGAGGACGCCGCCGCTGCGGCCGCCGAGTTTCTCACCCGCCTGGCGCGGCACGGCCTGATCGAGTTCCTGCCCGACGACAAGGCCAGCGATCCCTGGCCGGAACGATTCCTCGAAGCCCTGGAAACGGTGCGGCTCTCCGGGCGCACCAACATGCTCGACCACCTGGAGGTGACCCGGCTGACCGCCGAGATGGGCTACCCAGAGGTGGCCGAGTGGCTGACGGGCCACCGGCGCGAGTACGCGGCCTTCGTCCTCGATGGGACAAGACCGCTCGGCAAGAACTTCGGCGGCAAGGAGGACCCGGCTCCATGTGCGGACAAGTAG
- a CDS encoding amidoligase family protein has product MNLKEIHYGIEIETVKRTREQIAWAIHSVVGGTVRHVGIPSSYDPWEVEDLRGRVWKVVGDASLTSVPAHLRAEVVSPVLGYDDIPQLQEAVRAIRRAGGKINSQCGIHIHIDAAPFDGRHLGNLAKIIYKQEPLILHALGISRDRLNRYTRPVSDELIQRIEQHRPRTKDQLNRIWYGYHNRQPQHYDNSRYHGVNLHNIWYRGTVEFRWFEATLHAGRIKAYLQFCLAVAAKALNGRAASSRKRDFDPQSAKYDFRVFLLHLGLIGDEFKTARKHLMANMPGDAAFKNGRPKPEEVLPDETTTHTNEAGQVPGLTV; this is encoded by the coding sequence ATGAACCTGAAAGAGATCCACTACGGGATCGAGATCGAGACCGTAAAACGCACCCGGGAACAGATCGCCTGGGCCATCCACTCGGTGGTGGGCGGCACGGTCCGCCATGTCGGCATCCCCAGCAGCTATGACCCCTGGGAGGTCGAGGACCTGCGCGGCCGCGTCTGGAAGGTGGTGGGGGACGCCTCCCTGACCAGCGTCCCGGCCCATCTGCGGGCCGAGGTGGTCAGCCCGGTGCTCGGCTACGACGACATCCCGCAACTGCAGGAGGCGGTCCGGGCCATCCGCCGCGCCGGAGGCAAGATCAACAGCCAGTGCGGCATCCACATCCATATCGACGCCGCGCCCTTCGACGGCAGGCACCTGGGTAACCTGGCCAAGATCATCTACAAGCAGGAGCCGCTGATCCTCCACGCCCTCGGCATCAGCCGCGACCGGCTCAACCGCTACACGCGGCCGGTGAGCGACGAGCTGATCCAGCGCATCGAACAGCATCGCCCCCGCACCAAGGACCAGCTCAACCGCATCTGGTACGGCTATCACAACCGCCAGCCCCAGCACTACGACAACAGCCGCTACCACGGGGTCAACCTGCACAACATCTGGTACCGGGGCACGGTGGAGTTCCGCTGGTTCGAGGCGACCCTCCACGCGGGACGGATCAAGGCCTACCTGCAGTTCTGCCTCGCCGTCGCCGCCAAGGCGCTCAACGGTCGGGCCGCCTCCAGCCGCAAGCGGGACTTCGATCCCCAGAGCGCCAAGTACGACTTTCGAGTCTTCCTGCTCCACCTCGGCCTGATCGGCGACGAGTTTAAGACCGCCCGCAAGCATCTGATGGCCAACATGCCCGGCGACGCCGCCTTCAAGAACGGACGGCCTAAACCGGAGGAGGTCCTTCCGGACGAAACCACCACTCACACCAACGAGGCCGGGCAAGTTCCCGGCCTCACTGTTTAA
- a CDS encoding DUF4815 domain-containing protein, whose protein sequence is MSISRETFDPTKNYKRIRYHQDRDLLDSELNEQQDIINLERRKIADILFKEGSIIMGLEVSAAANVLTMAPGVVYIDGHLEQVSGATLTYDPATTSGADYVYVELLKYNYGYTQDPALINPATGEPTAEREKWVLSLKATDTSGQTLPNNVAERRVIPIYKFDRESGDVTPTVQEKSNLYLRDLLGTLPGSRITVSSITEDQLSFAAAEGLNSLIQNLAERTFDQAGSYLVRGFDTFIGGVDDDSVEAITNAGRAYIQGFRHQRDLPTSTLVPKSIATKSVRGEQKTFDINKHRYPVNSTPLKETTQVEAIVEITRNVTRGSVGGGEDLLDPNPVVDILEVSQGATIFQEGVDWQQSGNHVDWLGSGNEPAIGTTYTVRWTYTKQMVKGTDYVDSGWFGQANHPAAGNYFYLVTAYNATGETAFNAAAVIARATAAGEMNKLSWLPVSGATGYRVYRAATNGARTDYKRLMELGSEALSYVDDGVEEIGTVSPPATNTAGLTMSPVQLELGNLNVINFGRGSLGDQPVNGSNCSLDYDYYLGRRDIVYATTTEIKRLEGAPADFPKLPIVPENALGLCSIDCPPNSTDMEIRNFGLTRITMDQIHDIIQDVEDLKYNDAQYQMNNELQNRDAQTKKGIYSDDFSNTAQSDIYHAEWDARVNEIARFVAPDRIPHSTVLSVDQAGSNASFFGSLALLPGNETVLVEQNDWSEERNINPYAVFDKPPAMLQITPNLGRRGQTGIAVTGINFTPSKSGIVLRCDGQVMASNLISDEAGRVSASFTIPTNARNGNRIVEMADGVYSARASLQINDPLVITRIERIIENRIIRVPVVQVVWRTQTIFVPRDPLAQTFSFTQNQVISSIGLQFTARDPSIPVTVQIRGVTTGLPNGVVFAEKVLAPNEISLSGETRIRFDDPFYAEANTSYSVVLLTNSTNYKVRTATLGKMGRWGIITRQTYMEGVLLESSNAETWTPLNGSDLAMKIYGYNFQSEGMIRFQPITGVQFSDINLDEYSAIPQGTGLDWEYSTDGGVTWDAMVPAEEERLPNLATRVQIRVRLSSSLSNDTPAINFRDVNLVGYLNKTTGAYLTRENELTQGVESTKAYVQMQIPSGTTLQWFASNDGGLTWEAMTIQDTRPIDENWTEYTLVRTFTDNTGNKVRYKAEMTGTPLIYPRIHSLGATLS, encoded by the coding sequence ATGAGCATCTCACGCGAGACATTCGACCCGACCAAGAACTACAAGCGCATCCGCTACCATCAGGATCGCGACCTGCTGGATTCCGAACTCAACGAGCAGCAGGACATCATCAACCTGGAGCGGCGCAAGATCGCCGACATCCTGTTCAAGGAAGGCTCCATCATCATGGGCCTCGAGGTCAGCGCGGCCGCCAACGTCCTGACCATGGCCCCGGGCGTGGTCTACATCGACGGCCATCTGGAACAGGTGAGCGGCGCGACCCTGACCTATGATCCGGCCACCACCAGCGGGGCCGATTACGTCTATGTGGAGCTGCTGAAGTACAACTACGGCTACACCCAGGACCCGGCCCTGATCAATCCGGCCACCGGCGAGCCCACCGCCGAACGGGAAAAATGGGTTCTTTCTCTCAAGGCGACAGACACCAGCGGCCAGACGCTGCCCAACAACGTGGCCGAGCGCCGGGTGATCCCGATCTACAAGTTCGACCGGGAGAGCGGCGATGTCACGCCCACGGTGCAGGAGAAGTCCAACCTCTACCTGCGGGATCTGCTGGGCACGCTGCCGGGCAGCCGGATCACCGTCTCCTCGATCACCGAGGACCAGCTCTCCTTCGCCGCCGCCGAAGGGCTCAATTCCCTGATTCAGAATCTGGCCGAGCGCACCTTCGACCAGGCCGGAAGCTATCTGGTGCGGGGCTTCGACACCTTCATCGGCGGCGTCGACGACGACAGCGTGGAGGCGATCACCAACGCCGGACGCGCCTACATCCAGGGCTTCCGGCATCAGCGCGATCTGCCCACTTCGACCCTGGTGCCCAAATCCATCGCCACCAAGTCGGTGCGCGGGGAGCAGAAGACCTTCGACATCAACAAGCACCGCTATCCGGTCAACTCCACGCCGCTCAAGGAGACGACCCAGGTGGAGGCCATCGTCGAGATTACCCGCAACGTCACTCGCGGCTCGGTGGGCGGCGGCGAAGACCTGCTCGACCCCAATCCCGTGGTGGACATCCTCGAGGTCAGCCAAGGGGCGACCATCTTCCAGGAGGGCGTGGACTGGCAACAGTCGGGCAACCATGTCGACTGGCTCGGCTCCGGCAACGAACCGGCCATCGGCACCACCTACACGGTGCGCTGGACCTACACCAAGCAGATGGTCAAGGGCACCGACTACGTGGACAGCGGCTGGTTCGGGCAGGCCAACCATCCGGCGGCCGGAAACTACTTCTATCTGGTGACTGCCTACAACGCCACCGGCGAGACGGCCTTCAACGCCGCTGCGGTCATCGCCCGGGCAACCGCCGCCGGGGAGATGAACAAGCTCTCCTGGCTGCCGGTCAGCGGCGCGACTGGCTATCGCGTCTACCGGGCCGCCACCAACGGCGCACGCACCGACTACAAGCGCCTGATGGAACTGGGCAGCGAGGCGCTATCCTACGTCGACGACGGCGTCGAGGAGATCGGCACCGTTTCGCCTCCGGCCACCAACACCGCCGGGCTCACCATGTCGCCAGTGCAGCTCGAGCTGGGTAACCTCAACGTGATCAATTTCGGGCGCGGCAGCCTCGGCGATCAGCCGGTGAACGGCTCCAACTGCAGCCTGGACTACGACTATTACCTCGGCCGCCGCGACATCGTTTACGCCACCACCACCGAGATCAAACGGCTGGAAGGGGCTCCGGCGGATTTTCCGAAGCTGCCCATCGTGCCGGAAAACGCCCTGGGGCTGTGCAGCATCGACTGCCCGCCCAACTCCACCGACATGGAGATCCGCAACTTCGGCCTGACCCGCATCACCATGGACCAGATCCACGACATCATCCAAGACGTCGAGGACCTGAAGTACAACGACGCCCAGTACCAGATGAACAACGAGCTGCAGAACCGGGACGCCCAGACCAAGAAAGGCATCTACTCGGACGACTTCTCGAACACCGCCCAGTCAGACATCTACCACGCCGAATGGGACGCCCGAGTCAACGAGATCGCCCGTTTCGTCGCGCCGGACCGCATTCCTCACTCCACGGTGCTCTCGGTCGATCAGGCGGGCAGCAACGCGAGCTTCTTCGGCAGCCTGGCACTGCTGCCGGGCAACGAGACCGTGCTGGTGGAACAGAACGACTGGTCCGAGGAGCGGAACATCAACCCCTACGCCGTGTTCGACAAGCCCCCGGCCATGCTGCAGATCACGCCCAACCTCGGGCGGCGCGGCCAGACCGGCATCGCCGTCACCGGCATCAACTTCACCCCGAGCAAATCCGGCATCGTACTGCGCTGCGACGGCCAGGTGATGGCCAGCAACCTGATCAGCGACGAGGCCGGTCGGGTCAGCGCCTCCTTCACCATCCCGACCAACGCCCGCAACGGCAACCGCATCGTGGAGATGGCCGACGGCGTCTACTCGGCCCGGGCCAGCCTGCAGATCAACGATCCGCTGGTCATCACCCGCATCGAGCGCATCATCGAGAACCGCATCATCCGCGTGCCCGTGGTGCAGGTGGTCTGGCGCACCCAGACCATCTTCGTGCCCCGCGATCCGCTGGCCCAGACTTTCAGCTTCACCCAAAACCAGGTGATTTCCAGCATCGGACTGCAGTTCACCGCCAGGGACCCGAGCATTCCGGTCACGGTGCAGATTCGCGGCGTCACCACCGGTCTGCCCAACGGCGTGGTGTTCGCCGAGAAAGTGCTGGCCCCGAACGAGATCAGCCTGAGCGGCGAGACCCGCATTCGCTTCGACGACCCGTTCTACGCCGAGGCCAACACCAGCTATTCCGTGGTGCTGCTGACCAACAGCACCAATTACAAGGTGCGCACCGCCACCCTGGGCAAGATGGGCCGCTGGGGCATCATCACCCGGCAGACCTATATGGAAGGCGTGCTGCTGGAGAGCTCCAACGCCGAGACCTGGACGCCGCTCAACGGCTCCGACCTGGCGATGAAGATCTACGGCTACAACTTCCAGTCCGAGGGGATGATTCGCTTTCAGCCGATCACCGGCGTGCAGTTCTCCGACATCAACCTCGACGAATACTCGGCCATCCCCCAGGGTACCGGTCTCGACTGGGAATACTCCACCGACGGCGGCGTGACCTGGGACGCCATGGTTCCCGCCGAGGAGGAACGGCTGCCCAACCTCGCCACCCGGGTCCAGATCCGCGTGCGCCTGAGCAGCTCGCTTTCCAACGACACTCCGGCCATCAACTTTCGCGACGTCAACCTGGTGGGCTACCTCAACAAGACCACCGGGGCCTACCTGACCCGCGAGAACGAGCTGACCCAGGGTGTGGAATCGACCAAAGCCTATGTGCAGATGCAGATCCCCAGTGGCACCACCCTGCAATGGTTCGCCAGCAACGACGGCGGCCTGACCTGGGAGGCGATGACCATCCAGGACACCCGGCCCATCGACGAGAACTGGACCGAGTACACCCTGGTGCGCACCTTCACCGACAACACCGGCAACAAGGTGCGCTACAAAGCCGAGATGACCGGCACGCCGCTGATCTACCCGCGCATCCATTCGCTGGGCGCGACCCTGAGCTAA